The Phaseolus vulgaris cultivar G19833 unplaced genomic scaffold, P. vulgaris v2.0 scaffold_492, whole genome shotgun sequence genome includes a region encoding these proteins:
- the LOC137817665 gene encoding uncharacterized protein, whose protein sequence is MSEFKVLFAEGSSMNGPPMFNGMNYAFWKIRMKIFMESIDSFIWEAVVHGPFVPMQVVKDEEVEKPRSEWSESEKKKAQYDLVAKNIITSSLTMDEFFRISQCSSAKEMWEVLEVTHEGTEDVKRSRKHSLIQESELFRMQLEENIVDVQRRFTHIVNHQTGLGKEFDKEELNIKVLKCLDRSWQPKVTAISESRDL, encoded by the coding sequence atgtctgagtttaaagtgctttttgctgagggatCGTCTATGAATGGACCCCCTATGTTCAATGGGATGAATTATGctttttggaaaattagaatgaaaattttcatggaatctattgactcGTTTATTTGGGAGGCTGTGGTCCATGGACCCtttgtgccaatgcaggttgtcaaggatgaagaagtggaaaagccaagatctgaatggagtgagagtgaaaagaagaaggctcaatatgatcttgtagctaagaacatcataacttcgtcattaacaatggatgagttcttcagaaTATCTCAATGCagttcagctaaggagatgtgggaggtcTTGGAAGTTACTCATGAAGGTACTGAGGATGTTAAGAGATCAAGAAAAcattctctcatccaagagtcTGAATTGTTTAGAATGCAACTCGAGGAGAACATTGTTGATGTGCAGAGAAGGTTtactcatattgtgaatcatcAAACTGGATTGGGAAAGGAATTTGAcaaagaggaactcaacataaaagtgttgaagtgcctcgacagaagctggcaacccaAAGTGACTGCCATATCAGAAAGTCGTGATCTATAA